ACCGGAAATGGTATTACACCCATCGTAAGAGTAAAACCAAAAGAAACAAAAAGTTTGGAACCTGTCACTTCGGCAAGGATCAAGAACGTCAAAAAGAAAGCATTTAGGATGATGAATAATTTCTGTGACTTAGAAAGAGGCATAAGCGGTTTTTTCCCTTTATCGCACGAATTCGTCAACTTGTAAAAAGAACCGTTTGACAACCCTCAATCCAATAAATCTCTGGAAGTGAATTTCAAATTCATCAACTTTAGGAAACTTCTTTATTTTCTTAGATTTCGATTCGATAATGAAATTGTAACACCGATGGCACACGAACAAGAAGACAAATACGATATTCCCGAAGACTTGATAAAACCGCTTTCCTTTCAAAAAGATTCAGAACCTAAGCATAAGATCTTACTTTACTCCTTTACTTGGTTTTTATTGTCCTCACTTTCCTTTTCCTTAGGGATTCATCTTCTCAAAAAGGGTGGTTCCTCTTTTCCAGGGGAAAACGTTCGCGTGGGTTCTGTCGGAATCATAGACGAAATTCGAAATCTCTTCCCGATCCATAAAACAATAGATTCTTCCGAAACGGAAGATTCGTCTTCAAAATCGGAATCCAATTCGAGTTTCTTCTCATTTGGAAAAGACAATGATGCATCCGGGACTGAAGAAACTCTATTGTCAAAAGCGGATGAGAATTCTAATTTCCGCGCTTCCACTTGGTTTTCGGATTACGAAGCTATGAAGAAGACCGTACATCTTTACAATGAAATCCACCCGTTTATTTACGGAATGAAAGGTCGTGAAACAAACAACGGGGATCTTTATTCCAGTTGGGGAAGTTCTCAAAAACACGAACGTGTCGCAGAGTTACGTAAACTCAATCCGAACGTCAAGATCATTCCTACCATCTTTCGCTGGGAAAATAAGTACGAAAAAATTTCCGAAAACATCGGAATGAAGGGCCGCAACGATATTCGTGATAAACACCTCGCCAATATTCTTTACGAGCTGGATACATATGGTTACGACGGGATCGATATTGATTACGAAGGAATGAGCTGCGAGAAAAAAGAAAAATTCGAAGAATTCATTGTAATTCTTTCTCAGGAAATCCATAAACGCGGAAAAATTCTCTCCGTTGCAGTTCATCCGAAAACTCCGGCCAAAAGAGAATCCATGAAAGTCTGCAAAGGTCTAAAAGATAAAATCAAAATGGATTATGCGGAAAATTGGAGAGGACCTATGACTCATGATTATGCCTTCCTTGCTAAATACGCAGATCGCATTAAGATTATGGCATATGAATTGCATCCTAGAAAATATAGAAATCCGGGTCCGGGTCCGCAAGCACCAAACACCTGGATCAAAAGTATTATCGAATATGCGAAAGCAAGAGTTCCGTCTCGTCAGTTGTATATGGCCATTCCTACTTATGGATACGATTGGGCTTTAAATTGTAACTCGAAGATCAAATCGGTTTATTATCAGGATGCCGTTCGCAAAAAAGGACTGGGAATCCATAGACAACCGACTAATATCGATCAGATTCTTGCAAACACTAAGAATTCCGGCTCCTGGACCAATCTTTCCAAATTTTCCTGGGTTCATACTGGAAAAACTTATGAGGATCCAAGTATCTGGTATAAATCAGAAGGTTGTGATCGTGTCGCGTTTTATATGAACCGTAAAGCATTCGAAGATAAGATGAATCTTTTAAGACAGTACGATTTGGGCGGATTCTCTTTCTGGCAATTGATCAGTGATAACGATCCCGGAATCAACGATTACCTAGAATTATTGGTTTCTAATAAACTTCCTCCCGTGGAAAAAGTGAGAGATCCCGTACAAGATCCGACCGCAGAACAAACCGTTCCGGAAGAAGCAAAAATGGATCGTCAGCATCATTCGGAGAAATTTGTCAGAAAACAAGGTTGATACTCTCATTACATACTCTCCTTTCGAAGCGGCAAAAATCCTGCTTGAAGGAGGGATCGTCGTTTTTCCCACAGAAACGGTTTACGGAATCGGGGCATCTGCGCTTGACTTCAAAGCCTGCAAAAAGATCTATGAAGTTAAAAACAGACCTTCTGATAATCCTCTCATCCTTCACGTAGAAAATCTTTCCTCCTTAAAAGCTTGCGGAAACGTCAGTGAGAAG
The nucleotide sequence above comes from Leptospira weilii. Encoded proteins:
- a CDS encoding glycosyl hydrolase family 18 protein, which codes for MAHEQEDKYDIPEDLIKPLSFQKDSEPKHKILLYSFTWFLLSSLSFSLGIHLLKKGGSSFPGENVRVGSVGIIDEIRNLFPIHKTIDSSETEDSSSKSESNSSFFSFGKDNDASGTEETLLSKADENSNFRASTWFSDYEAMKKTVHLYNEIHPFIYGMKGRETNNGDLYSSWGSSQKHERVAELRKLNPNVKIIPTIFRWENKYEKISENIGMKGRNDIRDKHLANILYELDTYGYDGIDIDYEGMSCEKKEKFEEFIVILSQEIHKRGKILSVAVHPKTPAKRESMKVCKGLKDKIKMDYAENWRGPMTHDYAFLAKYADRIKIMAYELHPRKYRNPGPGPQAPNTWIKSIIEYAKARVPSRQLYMAIPTYGYDWALNCNSKIKSVYYQDAVRKKGLGIHRQPTNIDQILANTKNSGSWTNLSKFSWVHTGKTYEDPSIWYKSEGCDRVAFYMNRKAFEDKMNLLRQYDLGGFSFWQLISDNDPGINDYLELLVSNKLPPVEKVRDPVQDPTAEQTVPEEAKMDRQHHSEKFVRKQG